Within Planctomycetota bacterium, the genomic segment AAGAAGTCGTAGTCGGCGTAGTGGCGCTCGAGGCAGGCGAATTCGCTCTCCATCGTGTCGCCGGCATCGGGCAGGATGTCCATGCCCACCAGGTTCGCCACGCCGCGGTACATCGGGTAGGTGGCGATGGCGGCGAACCGCATGTCGTAGGTCTCGGTGAGCAGGGGAATCTTCTCGAAGCGGGCGTAGCCTCGCAGGAGCAGGTTGTTGGCGGGGTGAGAGTCCTTGAGGATCGCGGCCGCCTGCCGGGCGAACTCGGCGACGATGGCCGCCGCCTTCTCGGAGCGCGCGTCGGTGGCTGCCACGGGCCGTGGGGGCTCCTTGCCGGTGGTCTGCGGGTCGGTCTCGGTGATGCCGTCGTAGAGGCCGTCGGCGCGGAGCACCAGGCAGGCGCGGTGCTCTTTCTCCGTGCGCACGAAGACCTCGCAGCCGGGGATCTTCACCCCCGCGTTGAGCATGGCCACCAGCTTCTCGTTCGTCTCGGTCGGGATGCGGCCGGCGCGGCGGTCGGTCACGAAGCCCGTCTTCGGGTCCACCGTGCAGAAGTTCACGCGGACCGCCAGGTCGCCGGGCCGGATGGGGAACCCGATGCCGAGCGCGCCCAGGAGGCCGCGTCCGATGTCGAAGACGAGCGGGTCGTA encodes:
- a CDS encoding 2,3-bisphosphoglycerate-independent phosphoglycerate mutase encodes the protein MELLNVLKRLRQRPQGKIILLVFDGLGGLPREAGGPTELGAARRPNLDAVAREGVCGLLDNVLPGLTPGSGPAHLSLFGYDPLVFDIGRGLLGALGIGFPIRPGDLAVRVNFCTVDPKTGFVTDRRAGRIPTETNEKLVAMLNAGVKIPGCEVFVRTEKEHRACLVLRADGLYDGITETDPQTTGKEPPRPVAATDARSEKAAAIVAEFARQAAAILKDSHPANNLLLRGYARFEKIPLLTETYDMRFAAIATYPMYRGVANLVGMDILPDAGDTMESEFACLERHYADYDFFFLHIKKTDSYGEDGNWDAKVHVIEEADKLIPRARALDPAVLCVTADHSTPCVLKMHSWHPVPVAIASKYERPDGVQEFTERACASGGLGRLRGIHLMPMLVANALGLEKYGA